A stretch of the Archangium violaceum genome encodes the following:
- the cls gene encoding cardiolipin synthase yields the protein MTLESLLLAIWPHVAAAFTVVANLLATGHAVLRKRDVRAAVAWVGLVWLVPLVGVVLYLLLGINRIRRRGRSLALRQEHGQFPPKPGVAACTPEQLVARVPPAAHLAPLARLVDEVVHHRPLLPGNRLLPLEAGAGAYPAMLDAIEEARTSITLCSYIFDNDEAGRRFVDALGRAVKRGVQVRVLIDALGARYDWPPITGRLRRAGVRVARFLPTLLMPARLAFMNLRNHRKLLVVDGKVGFTGGMNIREHFLPGHGDARDLHFRVEGPVVGQLQETFAEDWAFTTKERLEGEAWFPSLEPVGPVVARGIPDGPDEDFETLRWTLLGALACARTSVRIVTPYFIPDSALITALNVAALRGVRVDVVLPQKLNLPVVQWAATAQLWQVMRPHCRVFLTAPPFDHTKLMVVDGVWSLVGSANWDPRSLRLNFEFDVECYDAELATRLDALIEERVSRARLLTLEELDRRPLPIRLRDGLARLMSPYL from the coding sequence ATGACGCTGGAATCGCTGCTCCTGGCGATATGGCCCCACGTAGCGGCGGCGTTCACGGTGGTGGCCAATCTGCTGGCCACCGGACACGCGGTGCTGCGCAAGCGGGATGTGCGCGCGGCGGTGGCGTGGGTGGGGTTGGTGTGGCTGGTTCCGCTGGTGGGGGTGGTGCTGTACCTGCTGCTGGGCATCAACCGCATCCGCCGCCGGGGCCGCTCGCTGGCGCTGCGCCAGGAGCATGGTCAGTTCCCTCCGAAGCCGGGCGTGGCCGCGTGCACCCCCGAGCAGCTGGTGGCGCGGGTGCCCCCGGCGGCCCACCTGGCGCCGCTGGCGCGCCTGGTGGACGAGGTGGTCCACCACCGGCCGCTGCTGCCGGGCAACCGGCTCCTCCCACTGGAGGCCGGCGCGGGCGCCTACCCGGCCATGCTGGACGCCATCGAGGAGGCGCGCACCTCCATCACCCTGTGCAGCTACATCTTCGACAACGACGAGGCGGGCCGGCGCTTCGTGGACGCGCTCGGGCGCGCGGTGAAGCGGGGGGTGCAGGTGCGCGTGCTCATCGACGCGCTGGGTGCGCGCTATGACTGGCCTCCCATCACCGGCCGTCTGCGCCGTGCCGGGGTGCGGGTGGCGCGCTTCCTCCCCACGCTGTTGATGCCGGCGCGCCTGGCCTTCATGAACCTGCGCAACCACCGCAAGCTGCTGGTGGTGGACGGGAAGGTGGGCTTCACCGGGGGGATGAACATCCGCGAGCACTTCCTGCCCGGCCACGGCGACGCGAGGGACCTGCACTTCCGCGTGGAAGGCCCGGTGGTGGGGCAGCTGCAGGAGACGTTCGCCGAGGACTGGGCCTTCACCACGAAGGAGCGTCTGGAGGGGGAGGCGTGGTTCCCTTCGCTGGAGCCCGTGGGGCCGGTGGTGGCCCGGGGGATTCCGGACGGCCCGGACGAGGACTTCGAGACCTTGCGCTGGACGCTGCTGGGAGCGCTGGCCTGCGCGCGCACCTCGGTGCGCATCGTCACGCCCTACTTCATTCCGGACTCGGCGCTCATCACCGCGCTGAACGTGGCGGCGCTGCGGGGCGTGCGGGTGGACGTGGTGCTGCCCCAGAAGCTCAACCTCCCGGTGGTGCAGTGGGCCGCCACCGCGCAGCTGTGGCAGGTGATGCGCCCCCACTGCCGCGTCTTCCTCACCGCGCCGCCGTTCGACCACACCAAGCTGATGGTAGTGGACGGGGTGTGGTCGCTGGTGGGCTCGGCCAATTGGGATCCACGCTCACTGAGGCTCAACTTCGAGTTCGACGTGGAGTGCTACGACGCGGAGCTCGCCACGCGCCTGGACGCCCTCATCGAGGAGCGGGTGTCGCGGGCCCGGCTCCTCACCTTGGAAGAGCTCGACCGGAGGCCGCTGCCCATCCGCCTGCGCGACGGCCTGGCCCGGCTCATGTCGCCCTACCTGTAG
- a CDS encoding HEAT repeat domain-containing protein has protein sequence MNRSPSWRMALLAAAAWLLPTTASAGDEAPLRPTTCSFTGMMDELRAALKSGSPAYRKYVKERLKMAARVMPSKELLAAVQQERDPDTLEALGAALAGKSSFSEDATLLQPLLARAVGDADPSLRAAAVRGLRGTGSVDAMARNGGVVTYEQLIRDSAPEVRQAVADNLVHESAKVYFGHDRTVSETAVATALASKDPEVAARLLSEVSMEQVGHETVEKLRQQLRSEDAGLRSAAATALGGVPGSESASTSQTLVQLYRTEQDPGVRKAALQGIARLGLGSARSTLESLRGVAPALDPEIDAWLSAMKLGLQEWHLLLREKERIRK, from the coding sequence ATGAACCGCTCGCCCTCCTGGCGCATGGCGCTGCTCGCCGCCGCGGCCTGGCTGCTGCCCACCACCGCCTCCGCCGGCGACGAGGCGCCCCTCCGCCCGACGACGTGCTCGTTCACCGGCATGATGGACGAGCTGCGCGCGGCGCTGAAGTCGGGCTCGCCCGCCTACCGCAAGTACGTGAAGGAGCGGCTGAAGATGGCCGCCCGGGTGATGCCGTCGAAAGAGCTGCTCGCGGCCGTGCAGCAGGAGCGCGACCCGGACACGCTGGAGGCCCTGGGCGCCGCGCTGGCCGGCAAGTCCAGCTTCTCCGAGGACGCCACCCTCCTCCAGCCGCTGCTCGCGCGCGCGGTGGGGGATGCGGACCCGAGCCTGCGCGCCGCGGCGGTGCGCGGGCTGCGTGGCACCGGCTCCGTGGACGCGATGGCGAGGAACGGCGGCGTGGTGACGTACGAGCAGCTCATCCGCGACAGCGCGCCCGAGGTGCGCCAGGCGGTGGCGGACAACCTCGTCCACGAGAGCGCCAAGGTGTACTTCGGCCATGATCGCACCGTGTCCGAGACGGCCGTGGCCACGGCGCTGGCCTCGAAGGACCCCGAGGTGGCCGCGAGGCTGCTGTCCGAGGTCTCCATGGAGCAGGTGGGCCACGAGACGGTGGAGAAGCTCCGCCAGCAGCTGCGCTCGGAGGACGCGGGGCTGCGCTCGGCCGCGGCGACGGCGCTCGGGGGCGTGCCCGGCTCGGAGTCCGCGAGCACCAGCCAGACGCTCGTCCAGCTCTACCGCACCGAGCAGGACCCGGGCGTGCGCAAGGCCGCGCTGCAAGGCATTGCCCGGCTCGGTCTGGGGAGCGCGCGCTCCACGCTCGAGTCGCTGCGCGGCGTGGCACCCGCGTTGGACCCGGAGATCGACGCCTGGCTGTCCGCGATGAAGTTGGGGCTCCAGGAATGGCACCTGCTGCTCCGCGAGAAGGAGCGCATCCGCAAGTGA
- a CDS encoding Rieske (2Fe-2S) protein produces the protein MPDVTCFFHPVLSARKLRDKPVRVELAGRSYALFRDAQGRPAALSDACPHRLAPLSAGRVTREGQLECPYHGWLFDADGRGRSPSQPDLKKCDARSFQVVERFGYLWLAARDTPLSSFPDFVPQGYDFNGSFSMLFRAPLHVALDNFSEDEHTPFVHTRLGWNRAQTKDIQFEAHNFDDRTEVLYRAPQRPSFLIPLLLLRNGDLFQNHWVTRFDPVRTDYTITWTSPTGEQRPFTNRAIIFFVPETAHTTRLHTFSFGLIHDERLRPLMPLVRRAALAMSWYEIRDDARFIPLVAHTPYSMKGMRLGKYDKPLIHHRKLLERIYFAQGDTSAPPTPLKVPEAANG, from the coding sequence ATGCCCGACGTCACCTGCTTCTTCCACCCCGTCCTCTCCGCCCGGAAGCTGCGCGACAAGCCCGTTCGCGTGGAGCTCGCCGGCCGTTCCTACGCCCTCTTCCGCGACGCCCAGGGCCGCCCCGCCGCGCTCTCCGACGCCTGTCCGCACCGCCTGGCCCCGCTGTCCGCCGGCCGCGTCACGCGCGAGGGACAGCTCGAGTGCCCCTACCACGGCTGGCTCTTCGACGCCGATGGCCGTGGCCGCAGCCCCAGCCAGCCCGACCTCAAGAAGTGCGACGCGCGCTCCTTCCAGGTGGTGGAACGCTTCGGCTACCTGTGGCTCGCCGCGCGCGACACGCCCCTGTCCTCCTTCCCCGACTTCGTCCCCCAGGGCTACGACTTCAACGGCTCCTTCTCCATGCTCTTCCGCGCGCCGCTGCACGTGGCGCTCGACAACTTCAGCGAGGACGAGCACACCCCCTTCGTCCACACCCGCCTGGGGTGGAACCGCGCCCAGACGAAGGACATCCAGTTCGAGGCCCACAACTTCGATGACCGCACCGAGGTGCTCTACCGCGCGCCCCAGCGGCCCTCGTTCCTGATTCCCCTGCTGCTGCTGCGCAACGGGGACCTCTTCCAGAACCACTGGGTGACGCGCTTCGACCCCGTGCGCACCGACTACACCATCACCTGGACGAGCCCCACCGGCGAGCAGCGCCCCTTCACCAACCGCGCCATCATCTTCTTCGTCCCGGAGACGGCGCACACCACGCGCCTGCACACCTTCTCCTTCGGACTGATTCACGACGAGCGCCTGCGCCCGCTGATGCCCCTGGTGCGCCGGGCCGCGCTCGCCATGTCCTGGTACGAGATTCGTGACGACGCCCGCTTCATCCCCCTGGTGGCCCACACCCCCTACAGCATGAAGGGCATGCGCCTGGGCAAGTACGACAAGCCCCTCATCCACCACCGCAAGCTGCTCGAGCGCATCTACTTCGCCCAGGGCGACACCAGCGCTCCTCCCACTCCCCTCAAGGTGCCCGAGGCCGCCAACGGCTGA
- a CDS encoding M57 family metalloprotease, which yields MRKISMALLAGVALVGCGGPEAAEQQQIPTFEEFQAQAIKDEGDVYVVNGDEAIEGIEGLKAYYDNYVANGDVGTTEGGLAVYYSGGRDIKWSATAARNITYCVSKTSFGTRYNTVVSAMANAAAAWEATANVNFVHSSTYDSSCTASQSAVVFDVRMVSGAGYTARAFFPNSSRSARNVLIDSSAFGNMGAWTLTGVLRHELGHTLGFRHEHTRLSSTGCYEDASWRALTNYDSSSVMHYPQCNGTQTGDLVLTSLDKTGARALYP from the coding sequence ATGCGTAAGATCTCGATGGCGTTGCTGGCTGGTGTGGCGCTCGTTGGCTGTGGTGGTCCCGAGGCCGCCGAGCAGCAGCAGATTCCGACGTTCGAGGAGTTCCAGGCCCAGGCCATCAAGGACGAGGGTGACGTCTATGTCGTCAACGGCGACGAGGCCATCGAGGGCATCGAGGGCCTGAAGGCGTACTATGACAACTACGTCGCCAACGGAGACGTGGGCACCACCGAGGGCGGCCTGGCCGTGTATTACAGCGGTGGCCGCGACATCAAGTGGAGCGCCACCGCCGCGCGCAACATCACCTACTGCGTGAGCAAGACGTCGTTCGGCACGCGCTACAACACCGTCGTGAGCGCGATGGCCAACGCGGCCGCGGCCTGGGAGGCCACCGCCAACGTCAACTTCGTGCACAGCAGCACCTACGACTCCAGCTGCACCGCGTCCCAGTCCGCCGTCGTCTTCGACGTGCGCATGGTGAGCGGCGCGGGCTACACGGCGCGTGCGTTCTTCCCGAACTCCAGCCGCTCGGCCCGCAACGTCCTCATCGACAGCAGCGCCTTCGGCAACATGGGCGCCTGGACCCTCACGGGCGTGCTGCGCCACGAGCTGGGCCACACGCTCGGCTTCCGCCACGAGCACACCCGCCTGAGCAGCACCGGCTGCTACGAGGATGCCAGCTGGCGCGCGCTGACGAACTACGACTCGTCCTCCGTCATGCACTACCCCCAGTGCAACGGCACCCAGACGGGCGACCTCGTGCTGACCAGCCTGGACAAGACCGGCGCCAGGGCCCTCTACCCGTAA
- a CDS encoding M57 family metalloprotease, producing the protein MRKISMALLAGVALVGCGGPEAAEQQQIPTFEEFQAQAIKDEGDVYVVNGDEAIEGIEGLKAYYDNYVANGDVGTTEGGLAVYYSGGRDIKWSATAARNITYCVSKTSFGTRYNTVVSAMANAAAAWEAAANVNFVHSSSYDSNCTASQSGVVFDVRQTSTTSYLARAFFPNSSRSARNVLISTSAFGNVSPWTLTGILRHELGHTLGLRHEHTRSTSSGCYEDANWRALTTYDRSSVMHYPQCNGTQTGDLVLTSYDKSGVKALYP; encoded by the coding sequence ATGCGTAAGATCTCGATGGCGTTGCTGGCTGGTGTGGCGCTCGTTGGCTGTGGTGGTCCCGAGGCCGCCGAGCAGCAGCAGATTCCGACGTTCGAGGAGTTCCAGGCCCAGGCCATCAAGGACGAGGGTGACGTCTATGTCGTCAACGGCGACGAGGCCATCGAGGGCATCGAGGGCCTGAAGGCGTACTATGACAACTACGTCGCCAACGGAGACGTGGGCACCACCGAGGGCGGCCTGGCCGTGTATTACAGCGGTGGCCGCGACATCAAGTGGAGCGCCACCGCCGCGCGCAACATCACCTACTGCGTGAGCAAGACGTCGTTCGGCACGCGCTACAACACGGTCGTGAGCGCGATGGCCAACGCGGCCGCGGCCTGGGAGGCCGCCGCCAACGTCAACTTCGTGCACAGCAGCTCCTACGACTCCAACTGCACCGCGTCCCAGTCGGGCGTCGTCTTCGACGTGCGTCAGACGAGCACCACCAGCTACCTGGCCCGCGCGTTCTTCCCGAACTCCAGCCGCTCGGCGCGCAACGTGCTCATCAGCACCAGCGCCTTCGGCAACGTCTCGCCCTGGACCCTCACGGGCATTCTGCGCCACGAGCTGGGCCACACGCTCGGCTTGCGTCACGAGCACACCCGCTCCACTTCCTCCGGCTGCTACGAGGACGCCAACTGGCGCGCGCTGACCACCTACGATCGTTCCTCCGTCATGCACTACCCCCAGTGCAACGGCACCCAGACGGGCGACCTCGTGCTGACCAGCTACGACAAGTCCGGCGTCAAGGCCCTCTACCCGTAA
- a CDS encoding DUF2378 family protein: MPPEKLVYATAIEALFVRELGATLTPLARRLLREAGLDLEHPLDVSYPLEQWKTFVRVGAEALYPHLSPSEAHWWMGIHFMEGYLQTSMGRVLAELAPVLGPRRMLERIERDLRGFNNFSEVRLEDAPRHVELWVNDILGNHSSFVAGFILRAQQMAGARNVHVDVWSLEGTACTFLVRWKEAVVPQAANG, from the coding sequence ATGCCGCCAGAGAAGCTGGTGTATGCGACGGCCATCGAGGCGTTGTTCGTCCGGGAGCTGGGGGCGACGTTGACGCCCCTGGCCCGGAGGTTGCTTCGTGAGGCCGGGTTGGACCTGGAGCATCCGCTCGACGTTTCCTACCCATTGGAGCAGTGGAAGACGTTCGTCCGCGTCGGCGCCGAGGCGCTCTATCCGCACCTGTCTCCCTCCGAGGCGCATTGGTGGATGGGCATCCACTTCATGGAGGGCTACCTCCAGACGTCCATGGGCCGCGTGCTGGCGGAGCTGGCGCCGGTGCTCGGCCCGCGGCGGATGTTGGAGCGCATCGAGCGCGACCTGCGCGGCTTCAACAACTTCAGCGAGGTGCGGCTGGAGGACGCGCCCCGGCATGTCGAGCTGTGGGTGAATGACATCCTCGGCAACCACTCCTCCTTCGTGGCGGGGTTCATCCTCCGGGCGCAGCAGATGGCGGGCGCGCGCAACGTGCACGTGGACGTATGGTCCCTCGAGGGCACCGCCTGCACCTTCCTCGTGCGCTGGAAGGAGGCCGTCGTCCCCCAGGCGGCCAACGGCTGA
- a CDS encoding peptidase M23 → MNMKKMMYAVAALAAGWTGVAVSATAKGPICETTAKVNSTTYYSCSGSSHTALDMSNSSCGEWNHRGMLSGSYYYKYYGGCAAACYGSSCNGGAGNYYVVTGGSGWEFRQLHIYANASSGSKTCDGCALGLVGGTGQATGPHVHADNRQYGTRKSAWYTSKGTTCGTSAYCGNVVGVPTL, encoded by the coding sequence ATGAACATGAAGAAGATGATGTACGCCGTCGCGGCGCTCGCCGCGGGCTGGACCGGCGTCGCCGTGTCCGCCACCGCCAAGGGTCCCATCTGCGAGACCACGGCGAAGGTGAACTCGACGACGTATTACAGCTGCTCGGGCAGCAGCCACACGGCGCTCGACATGAGCAACTCCTCGTGCGGCGAGTGGAACCACCGCGGCATGCTCTCCGGCAGCTACTACTACAAGTACTACGGCGGCTGTGCCGCGGCCTGCTACGGCTCGAGCTGCAACGGCGGCGCGGGCAACTACTACGTGGTGACCGGCGGCAGCGGCTGGGAGTTCCGGCAGCTCCACATCTACGCCAACGCCAGCTCCGGCTCGAAGACGTGCGACGGCTGCGCGCTGGGCCTCGTGGGCGGCACTGGCCAGGCCACTGGCCCGCACGTGCACGCGGACAACCGTCAGTACGGCACCCGCAAGTCGGCCTGGTACACCAGCAAGGGCACCACCTGCGGCACCAGCGCCTACTGCGGCAACGTCGTCGGCGTCCCGACGCTGTAG
- a CDS encoding DUF5335 family protein, whose product MHHTREIPREGWADYLSLLSAIERDHQVRIHAGSPELGDQTVAGSLPLVDIALEEKGSEEGSIEVTVGNPGEALTHRISHPEHLWAEESDSGELECLDIEDSDHVKTLIYFEPQELLDEASPPPPA is encoded by the coding sequence ATGCATCACACACGTGAGATTCCCCGCGAGGGGTGGGCCGATTATCTCTCCCTGCTGAGCGCCATCGAGCGCGACCACCAGGTGCGCATCCACGCGGGGAGTCCGGAGCTCGGAGACCAGACGGTGGCCGGGAGCCTGCCGCTGGTGGACATCGCCCTCGAGGAGAAGGGCAGCGAGGAGGGCTCCATCGAGGTGACGGTGGGCAACCCGGGCGAGGCGCTCACCCATCGCATCTCCCACCCGGAGCACCTGTGGGCCGAGGAGAGCGACAGCGGGGAGCTCGAGTGCCTCGACATCGAGGACTCGGACCACGTGAAGACGCTCATCTACTTCGAGCCGCAGGAGTTGCTCGACGAGGCCTCGCCGCCACCCCCGGCGTAG
- a CDS encoding HEAT repeat domain-containing protein encodes MQRSSLKVAALLGALLLIVLGAALLSRRPDSKVGSSSDSTAPTDPSSGGIRTATAPTHAGSPAPPPQERRPKEDVLPMPGCWEGVGEFDKDVSLDTFRRALAAAVGAGDQQLAQYLQERLTEIIGGDATLALQVLDLAEKSQQPELGVFMEALKNASAVQDPKVVERLLKMGEDKGSPLVNRAAAMDTLETQKRLSPANIQRLKAVAMDVSADSAGWVATRTLGRVMKEDYERTGNFAPYWEELLDIGEKSEDMAVRLLALEMPSYSDPLIGGESMDRLSQIMRTDRERDVREMAAFRLAVTQEPDKALEAYRTAFPAEHDECVRWALFRFAVRAAGARALPVLQQMAAQDPRFLPDYQDFLRLYAGGTVDFARIWLGKEDRHQCIVEEGAPH; translated from the coding sequence ATGCAACGTTCATCCCTCAAGGTCGCCGCACTGCTCGGCGCCCTGCTGCTCATCGTCCTCGGAGCGGCGCTGCTGTCGCGCCGGCCGGATTCAAAGGTGGGGTCCTCCTCGGACTCCACGGCCCCCACGGACCCGTCGTCCGGAGGCATCCGGACCGCCACCGCCCCCACCCACGCCGGAAGCCCGGCCCCACCACCCCAGGAGCGCCGTCCGAAGGAGGACGTGCTGCCCATGCCGGGGTGCTGGGAGGGCGTGGGGGAGTTCGACAAGGACGTCTCGCTCGACACCTTCCGCCGGGCCCTGGCCGCCGCCGTGGGCGCGGGGGACCAGCAGCTCGCGCAGTACCTCCAGGAGCGGCTCACGGAAATCATCGGGGGTGACGCGACGCTCGCGCTCCAGGTGCTCGACCTGGCGGAGAAGTCCCAACAGCCCGAGCTGGGCGTCTTCATGGAGGCGCTGAAGAACGCATCCGCCGTGCAGGACCCGAAGGTGGTGGAGCGCCTGCTGAAGATGGGCGAGGACAAGGGCTCGCCGCTGGTGAACCGGGCCGCGGCCATGGACACGCTGGAGACGCAGAAGCGCCTGTCTCCCGCGAACATCCAGCGGCTGAAGGCCGTCGCGATGGACGTGTCCGCGGACTCGGCGGGTTGGGTGGCCACGCGCACCCTCGGCCGGGTGATGAAGGAGGACTACGAGCGCACCGGCAACTTCGCTCCCTATTGGGAGGAGCTGTTGGACATCGGCGAGAAGTCCGAGGACATGGCCGTGCGCCTGCTCGCGCTGGAGATGCCCTCCTACTCGGATCCCCTCATCGGCGGGGAGTCGATGGACCGACTCAGTCAGATCATGCGCACGGATCGCGAGCGCGACGTGCGCGAAATGGCCGCCTTCCGGCTCGCCGTCACGCAAGAGCCGGACAAGGCGCTGGAGGCCTACCGCACCGCCTTCCCGGCCGAGCACGACGAGTGCGTGCGCTGGGCCCTCTTCCGCTTCGCCGTGCGCGCCGCGGGAGCCCGGGCGCTCCCGGTGTTGCAGCAGATGGCCGCGCAGGATCCGCGCTTCCTGCCGGACTACCAGGACTTCCTGAGGCTCTACGCCGGGGGCACGGTGGACTTCGCCCGCATCTGGCTGGGCAAGGAGGATCGCCACCAATGCATCGTGGAGGAAGGAGCGCCGCACTGA
- a CDS encoding DUF5666 domain-containing protein, giving the protein MTPHKWTWSLTAVALLGLASGCSRDRTDPGRLDREKTVQQGTEGDRTPMADSRQPEQSPLITGGEDLADQEIYGTVTGVAGNSLTVRNPTGSTTLTLTLDDNTRFVRQGQQADRGQLQEGMQVRASYDEDGGRYEATTVELLQDASAPQKP; this is encoded by the coding sequence ATGACCCCGCACAAGTGGACGTGGAGCCTCACGGCGGTGGCCCTGCTGGGTCTCGCCTCGGGCTGCAGCAGGGACCGCACCGACCCGGGACGCCTCGATCGCGAGAAGACGGTGCAACAAGGCACCGAGGGTGACAGGACCCCGATGGCGGACTCGCGCCAACCCGAGCAGAGCCCGCTAATCACCGGCGGAGAGGACCTGGCGGACCAGGAAATCTACGGGACGGTGACCGGAGTGGCCGGCAACAGCCTCACGGTGCGCAACCCCACTGGGAGCACCACCCTGACGCTCACGTTGGACGACAACACCCGCTTCGTCCGCCAGGGCCAGCAGGCGGACCGGGGACAGCTCCAGGAGGGCATGCAGGTGCGCGCGTCCTATGACGAGGACGGGGGCAGGTACGAGGCCACCACGGTGGAGCTCCTCCAGGACGCCTCCGCGCCCCAGAAGCCGTGA
- a CDS encoding pyridoxal phosphate-dependent aminotransferase has protein sequence MPRHPAYAPSVSGMSSTLYSGLAERLSSSSGEVYPLHVGDTWMEPPEGCRMEDFRVEEHPGMHRYAPVQGLPGLLDAVVERVRARTGVPTERSQVLVTTGATGALGAIIGGLVSPGEEVLILAPYWPLISGIVTAFHGRPVPVPFLDCESPEALVAAVRERLTERGVALYLNTPNNPSGRVLPRSWVEALAELARREGLWLLSDEVYEDYVYAGEHTYARALAPERTLSSYSFSKGYGMAGNRCGYVVGPAEAVAQLRKVSTHSFYSAPTAAQLAGVRVLRGPGEAWVAMASASYRDTGTKAAARLGVPAPEGSTFLFLDVSEHLDERGLPGLLERCVEHNLLVSPGPSFGPFPHHIRLCFTCAPPDVVLRGVDVLARILGR, from the coding sequence ATGCCGCGCCATCCCGCCTACGCGCCCTCGGTTTCGGGCATGTCGAGCACGCTGTACTCCGGGCTCGCGGAGCGACTGTCGAGCAGCTCCGGAGAGGTGTACCCGCTGCACGTGGGGGACACGTGGATGGAGCCGCCCGAGGGGTGCCGCATGGAGGACTTCCGGGTGGAGGAGCACCCGGGCATGCACCGCTACGCGCCGGTGCAGGGGCTGCCGGGGCTGCTGGACGCGGTGGTGGAGCGGGTGCGAGCGAGGACGGGCGTGCCCACGGAGCGCTCCCAGGTGCTCGTCACCACGGGGGCCACGGGCGCGCTGGGGGCGATCATCGGCGGGCTGGTGTCACCGGGCGAGGAGGTGCTCATCCTCGCCCCCTACTGGCCACTCATCTCGGGAATCGTCACGGCGTTCCACGGCAGGCCGGTGCCGGTGCCCTTCCTGGACTGCGAGAGCCCGGAGGCGCTGGTGGCGGCGGTGCGCGAGCGCCTCACGGAGCGCGGCGTGGCGCTCTACCTCAACACGCCCAACAACCCCTCGGGCCGGGTGCTGCCGCGCTCGTGGGTGGAGGCCCTGGCGGAGTTGGCCCGCCGCGAGGGGCTGTGGCTGCTCTCGGACGAGGTGTACGAGGACTATGTCTACGCGGGCGAACACACGTACGCGCGCGCGCTGGCGCCGGAGCGGACGCTCTCCTCGTACTCCTTCAGCAAGGGGTACGGCATGGCGGGCAACCGGTGCGGCTACGTGGTGGGGCCGGCGGAGGCGGTGGCGCAGCTGCGCAAGGTGAGCACACACTCCTTCTACAGCGCACCCACGGCCGCGCAGCTCGCGGGCGTGCGCGTGCTGCGGGGCCCGGGGGAGGCCTGGGTGGCCATGGCCTCGGCGAGCTACCGCGACACGGGGACGAAGGCCGCCGCGCGTCTGGGTGTCCCCGCGCCGGAGGGCAGCACCTTCCTCTTCCTGGACGTCTCCGAGCACCTGGACGAGCGGGGACTCCCGGGGCTGCTGGAGCGGTGTGTCGAGCACAACCTGCTGGTGTCCCCGGGGCCGAGCTTCGGGCCGTTCCCCCATCACATCCGCCTGTGCTTCACCTGCGCGCCCCCGGACGTGGTGCTACGCGGCGTGGACGTGCTGGCGCGAATCCTGGGGCGGTAG